The following coding sequences lie in one Candidatus Binatus sp. genomic window:
- the ctaD gene encoding cytochrome c oxidase subunit I has protein sequence MAAQPKPLPTLQPSYLEGGGVLGWLMTIDHKRVAVMYAVSALVFMALGGLEAMAIRAQLWSPDNHVLSAATYNAFFTMHGTTMVFLVVMPLLLGFMGNFLIPLQIGARDVAFPRLNALSFWMALVAGVLLHLGWIRGGLPDAGWFGYANLTERYFSPTLSIDWWVIGLLVSGTSTVLTGLNFFTTIVAMRAPGMTYMRMPMFVWAMLVTSILILIAFPPLTIGLIFLLLDRFFNTHFYIVSAGATPILWQHLFWLFGHPEVYIMALPAFGIISEVVPTHSRKPLFGYPMMAYSIVLIAFLSYGVWGHHMFATGMGPVADSAFAITSMLIAIPTGVKIFSWIATIWGGSLRMTTAFYFALGMILEFTVGGLSGVMHASAPIDLQQTDSYFVVAHFHYVLFGGVMFAIMAGFYYWWPKITGAMLSEKIGKWQFWLTVVGFNVTFFPMHYLGMWGMPRRIYTYGADMGWTYLNQVETVGAFVLGLGFLLMYINIFRSLAVGEKAPSDPWDGRSLEWSMLSPPPAYNFATIPQVRGRDAWWIVKYGRAGSRGVAAFMAAQSPQPGTEQFADTSRIHMPAPSIFPLVMSLAIGVMGLGLIIDWYRVVVIGALATIVSIVGMSFEYPGFGEEFHDPEHAPSSGGIDVRKIGVWSFIGSECVFFASLISTFIVYKSRSIGGPGPEILNIPLTSVSTFILLMSSLLMVLALAAAQRGDSRWEKIWLAGTVSFGLIFLGGQVYEFLSFYNEGMGLTTNLFSQSFFALVGFHGAHVAIGVLWLTVLLCAAIAGRLGKSRALALELAGLYWHFVDVVWIIIFTLVYLMQTVKNA, from the coding sequence ATGGCCGCCCAGCCCAAACCATTGCCCACACTGCAACCGAGCTATCTCGAAGGCGGCGGCGTGCTCGGCTGGCTGATGACGATCGATCACAAGCGCGTCGCCGTGATGTATGCGGTCAGCGCGCTAGTCTTCATGGCGCTCGGCGGCCTCGAAGCGATGGCGATTCGCGCGCAACTTTGGAGCCCCGACAATCACGTGCTGTCCGCCGCGACCTACAACGCGTTTTTCACGATGCACGGCACCACGATGGTCTTCCTGGTCGTGATGCCGCTGCTGCTCGGCTTCATGGGCAACTTCCTGATCCCGCTGCAAATCGGCGCGCGCGACGTCGCCTTCCCGCGCCTCAATGCGCTCAGCTTCTGGATGGCTCTGGTAGCGGGCGTCCTGCTTCATCTCGGCTGGATTCGCGGCGGCCTGCCCGACGCCGGATGGTTCGGCTACGCGAACTTGACCGAGCGCTATTTCTCGCCAACGCTCTCGATCGATTGGTGGGTTATCGGCCTTTTGGTCTCCGGCACCTCGACCGTTCTGACCGGGCTTAATTTTTTCACGACGATCGTCGCGATGCGCGCGCCCGGCATGACCTACATGCGGATGCCCATGTTCGTCTGGGCGATGCTGGTCACTTCAATACTCATTCTGATCGCATTTCCGCCACTGACTATTGGACTGATATTTCTGCTTCTCGACCGTTTCTTCAATACGCATTTCTACATAGTCAGTGCTGGCGCGACTCCTATACTATGGCAGCATCTCTTCTGGCTATTCGGCCATCCCGAAGTGTATATCATGGCGCTGCCCGCCTTCGGGATTATTTCCGAAGTAGTGCCGACTCATTCGCGCAAGCCGCTGTTCGGCTACCCGATGATGGCCTACTCGATCGTGCTGATCGCGTTTCTCTCCTACGGCGTCTGGGGTCATCACATGTTCGCGACCGGCATGGGCCCGGTGGCGGATTCCGCGTTCGCGATCACCTCGATGCTCATCGCGATTCCGACCGGCGTCAAAATTTTTAGCTGGATCGCGACCATCTGGGGCGGTTCGCTCCGGATGACCACCGCATTTTACTTCGCGCTCGGCATGATTCTCGAATTTACCGTCGGCGGCTTGAGCGGCGTGATGCACGCGAGCGCGCCGATCGATTTGCAGCAGACCGATTCGTACTTCGTCGTTGCGCATTTTCACTACGTGCTGTTCGGCGGCGTGATGTTCGCGATCATGGCGGGCTTCTACTACTGGTGGCCGAAAATCACCGGCGCGATGCTCAGCGAAAAAATCGGCAAGTGGCAATTCTGGCTCACCGTGGTCGGCTTCAACGTCACGTTCTTTCCGATGCACTATCTCGGCATGTGGGGGATGCCGCGCCGCATCTACACTTACGGCGCCGACATGGGCTGGACGTATCTGAACCAGGTCGAAACCGTCGGCGCGTTCGTACTCGGGCTCGGCTTCCTGCTGATGTACATAAACATTTTCAGGAGCCTAGCGGTCGGCGAAAAGGCGCCGAGCGATCCGTGGGACGGGCGCAGTCTCGAGTGGTCGATGTTGTCGCCGCCGCCCGCCTACAACTTCGCGACGATTCCGCAAGTCCGCGGCCGCGACGCGTGGTGGATCGTCAAGTATGGCCGCGCCGGATCGCGCGGCGTCGCGGCCTTCATGGCGGCGCAATCGCCGCAGCCAGGAACCGAGCAATTCGCCGATACCTCGCGCATCCACATGCCCGCACCTTCGATCTTCCCGCTGGTGATGAGTCTCGCCATCGGCGTGATGGGCCTCGGCCTCATCATCGATTGGTATCGCGTCGTCGTGATCGGCGCGCTCGCTACGATCGTGTCGATCGTTGGCATGAGCTTCGAGTATCCCGGCTTCGGCGAGGAATTCCACGACCCTGAGCACGCGCCGTCGTCCGGCGGTATCGACGTGCGCAAGATCGGCGTGTGGTCCTTCATCGGTTCCGAGTGCGTATTTTTCGCGAGCCTGATCTCGACCTTCATCGTTTACAAATCGCGCAGTATCGGCGGCCCTGGCCCCGAAATTCTCAACATCCCGCTCACCTCCGTCAGTACATTCATCCTGCTGATGAGTTCACTCCTGATGGTGCTCGCACTCGCGGCGGCGCAGCGTGGTGATTCGCGCTGGGAAAAAATCTGGCTCGCGGGAACGGTGTCGTTCGGCCTGATTTTCCTCGGCGGCCAGGTTTACGAATTCTTAAGCTTCTACAATGAAGGGATGGGCCTCACGACCAACCTGTTCTCGCAATCATTTTTCGCGCTGGTCGGATTCCACGGCGCGCACGTCGCGATCGGAGTGCTGTGGCTGACCGTGCTGCTATGCGCCGCGATTGCGGGAAGGCTCGGAAAATCGCGTGCGCTCGCGCTCGAGCTTGCGGGCCTCTACTGGCATTTTGTCGATGTGGTCTGGATCATAATTTTTACGCTGGTGTACCTGATGCAAACGGTGAAGAACGCATGA
- the coxB gene encoding cytochrome c oxidase subunit II translates to MTTLAPKSDLAEWIYRLFIRVTLWDAAILAIVVVAFILAVFVFSSRVGEAAPSSTASSDLSLEVAWTLGPALILLMISIPTVRTIFRSQTARAPADALAIKVIGHQWWWDFQYPDGIKTANELHIPSGRAVRLKLESDDIIHSFWVPQLGGKRDLVPGQVNEIALVATTPGMYPGQCAEFCGLSHANMRFRVFVDSPADFAKWQAAEIAGPAAAPPDDHLAADGAKVFANSPCTTCHTIQGVSKGYLGPELTHFGSRSTLAAGVLANTPDNVAKWITDPQSIKPGANMPPLILAGPKRDALVAYLESLK, encoded by the coding sequence ATGACGACGCTCGCGCCCAAGTCCGATCTCGCGGAATGGATCTATCGGCTGTTCATCCGGGTCACGCTGTGGGACGCCGCGATCCTCGCGATCGTCGTCGTCGCGTTCATCCTCGCGGTGTTCGTTTTTTCCAGCCGCGTTGGCGAAGCGGCGCCGTCCTCCACCGCATCATCGGATCTGTCGCTGGAGGTCGCATGGACGCTCGGGCCCGCGTTGATCCTGCTGATGATCTCGATTCCGACCGTGCGCACTATTTTTCGCTCGCAGACGGCGCGCGCGCCGGCCGACGCGCTCGCAATCAAAGTCATCGGACATCAATGGTGGTGGGATTTTCAGTATCCCGACGGAATCAAAACGGCGAACGAATTGCACATTCCGAGCGGACGCGCGGTGCGCCTGAAGCTTGAGTCCGACGACATCATTCACAGTTTCTGGGTGCCGCAATTGGGCGGCAAACGCGATCTGGTGCCGGGCCAGGTAAATGAGATCGCGCTGGTCGCCACGACGCCCGGGATGTATCCGGGTCAGTGCGCGGAGTTCTGCGGACTATCGCACGCGAACATGCGGTTTCGCGTCTTCGTCGATTCGCCCGCCGACTTTGCGAAGTGGCAGGCCGCCGAAATCGCGGGACCAGCCGCCGCGCCACCCGACGATCATCTCGCCGCCGACGGTGCGAAGGTTTTCGCCAACAGCCCATGCACGACTTGTCACACGATCCAGGGCGTGTCGAAGGGTTACCTCGGTCCCGAGCTGACGCATTTTGGTTCGCGCTCGACGCTTGCCGCCGGCGTTCTCGCGAACACTCCTGACAACGTCGCGAAATGGATCACCGATCCGCAGAGCATCAAGCCCGGAGCGAACATGCCGCCGCTGATCCTCGCCGGGCCGAAGCGCGACGCGCTCGTCGCTTACCTCGAAAGTCTGAAATAG
- a CDS encoding DUF3341 domain-containing protein, which translates to MSTVTVIGSFTDDELCAHAIEALRDASIMDFSTFSPIPSHRIEHALGRSRSPVRWIALAGGILGVLAGLAITIGTTYEWRLNAGGRPLLSWPPFIVITFEMMILLGGIFSFFGVLFLAGLPALEANRGYRARFSADRFGLVVRCDDGQSARVESMLKEAGAEEVLCDAA; encoded by the coding sequence ATGAGCACCGTTACTGTCATAGGATCGTTCACCGACGACGAGTTGTGCGCGCACGCGATCGAAGCGTTGCGCGATGCGAGTATCATGGACTTCAGCACCTTTTCGCCGATTCCGAGTCATCGTATCGAGCACGCGTTGGGACGTTCGCGCAGTCCCGTGCGATGGATCGCGCTGGCGGGCGGAATCTTAGGTGTTCTCGCCGGACTCGCGATCACGATCGGCACGACTTACGAATGGCGTCTCAACGCCGGCGGCCGACCGCTGCTCTCGTGGCCGCCGTTCATCGTCATTACGTTCGAGATGATGATTCTCCTGGGCGGCATTTTCAGCTTCTTCGGAGTGCTTTTCCTCGCGGGTCTGCCGGCGCTCGAGGCCAATCGCGGATATCGTGCGCGCTTTTCCGCGGATCGTTTCGGACTGGTGGTGCGATGCGACGACGGTCAATCGGCCCGCGTCGAATCGATGCTGAAAGAGGCCGGCGCGGAAGAGGTGTTGTGTGACGCCGCGTAG
- the nrfD gene encoding NrfD/PsrC family molybdoenzyme membrane anchor subunit → MAAALKQPVAPNFGDIDRSVLRVMEAAGRAYWIWVGFCFTLVAIAGAMWARQIYSGLGVTGLRQPVMWAVYITNFVFWVGIAHSGTLISAILFLFRTKWRTAVYRAAETMTIFAVATAGLFPLIHLGRVWFFYWLLPYPNERYLQPDFRSPLVWDAFAVGTYLTTSTLFWTMGLLPDIANAREAASGWRKKFYTALAMGWQGTDRQWRHYSMAYLLLAGLATPLVISVHSVVSWDFAMAQLPGWHSTIFAPYFVAGAIFSGVAMVLTLLIPMRKWLGIEDLLTPWHFDNLAKVVLLTSLVVSYAYVTEAFMTWYAGDPIEQMTFHMRYFGAWGWMYWVMVLCNCLIPLLLFSPRIRVNLTALWIITIFVNIGMWFERFVIIAGSLTVNFEPSQWAGYHPSITEIAITIGSFAWFLGLFSLFTKFLPIVSMTELKEGIIWLRKALQREVAKAA, encoded by the coding sequence ATGGCCGCCGCGCTCAAGCAACCGGTCGCACCGAACTTCGGCGATATCGATCGCAGCGTGCTGCGCGTGATGGAAGCGGCCGGCCGCGCCTACTGGATATGGGTCGGCTTCTGCTTCACGCTGGTCGCGATCGCGGGCGCGATGTGGGCGCGCCAAATTTATTCGGGCCTCGGCGTGACCGGCCTGCGCCAGCCCGTGATGTGGGCGGTGTACATTACGAACTTTGTTTTCTGGGTCGGCATCGCGCACTCCGGCACGCTCATCTCGGCGATCCTGTTTTTGTTCCGCACCAAGTGGCGCACCGCCGTTTATCGCGCCGCCGAGACCATGACGATCTTCGCAGTCGCGACCGCGGGCCTGTTCCCGTTGATCCATTTGGGCCGCGTCTGGTTTTTCTACTGGCTGTTGCCCTACCCCAACGAGCGCTATCTGCAACCAGACTTCCGCTCGCCGCTGGTGTGGGACGCCTTTGCAGTCGGTACCTATCTAACGACCAGCACGCTCTTCTGGACAATGGGCTTGCTGCCCGATATCGCCAACGCGCGCGAGGCGGCGAGCGGATGGCGCAAGAAGTTTTACACCGCGCTCGCGATGGGATGGCAGGGGACCGACCGCCAGTGGCGTCATTACTCGATGGCCTACTTGCTACTCGCGGGATTAGCTACTCCATTAGTCATTTCGGTTCATTCAGTAGTGTCATGGGATTTTGCGATGGCGCAATTGCCCGGCTGGCACAGCACTATCTTCGCTCCCTATTTCGTCGCCGGCGCGATTTTCTCCGGCGTCGCGATGGTGTTAACGCTGCTGATTCCGATGCGAAAATGGCTCGGAATCGAGGATTTGCTGACTCCGTGGCATTTCGACAATCTCGCGAAAGTCGTACTGCTGACGTCGCTGGTGGTTTCCTACGCCTACGTCACCGAAGCATTCATGACCTGGTATGCGGGCGATCCGATCGAGCAAATGACATTTCACATGCGCTACTTCGGCGCGTGGGGATGGATGTACTGGGTAATGGTGCTTTGCAACTGCCTAATCCCGTTGTTGCTATTCTCGCCGCGCATCCGCGTTAACCTGACCGCGCTCTGGATAATCACTATCTTCGTCAATATCGGCATGTGGTTTGAGCGCTTCGTGATCATCGCGGGCTCGCTCACGGTCAATTTCGAACCGTCGCAATGGGCTGGCTATCATCCTTCGATCACCGAGATCGCGATCACGATCGGCAGCTTCGCGTGGTTCCTCGGCCTCTTCTCTCTATTCACGAAATTTCTGCCAATCGTCTCGATGACGGAACTCAAGGAAGGAATCATCTGGCTCCGCAAGGCGCTGCAGAGAGAAGTCGCGAAAGCCGCATGA
- a CDS encoding molybdopterin-dependent oxidoreductase, whose protein sequence is MAERVSRRSFLKLAATASAAAAIPGCEPAARKLIPYVVPDENVVPGVPSFFATTCSECPAGCGVIARIREGRVIKLEGNPSDPIGRGSLCARGQAALQGLYNPDRLAHPQLRGERGALAQISWQSAEQLFAAKLAAASKAGKDRVAYFGAPAGPTFKKIVLAWLGAHNSSRAIFYEAINNEPARFATESLFGRRDLPVYRIDQAEVLVSFGADFLETWESPVELARQYALFRTPKERRGALTIGRSIYVGPRLSMTASKCDEWIPVAPSAMTDVAWSVLQAMLKHPALAQNSAIDVGAVKNLAANYDPAAVSARTKVPAAAIAQIADAFVKGEGALAIAGNDDPAAHVAVALMNSIAGSFGKTVMFLDGAPAVDASTADDVDAAINAMREGQIDVVVIAGSNPVFTMPPALRVAAALQKVSFVVWAGGVPDETAAMASLLLPAHHPLESWRDSAPRAGIRGLGQPVMQPVFDSKPIGDILLASAAANNASLPWKTTADAIKVEWLAMAPKANDVSSEDFWVKVRREGGLFEDQHVSNVKPNLFAIKLATPASVQPQLSVFAYPHIFFYDGRGADKPWLQELPEPVTQIVWDSWAEIHPDTARQLGVATDDLIEVKTGHGIIEVPALIQRTVHPGVIAIPIGQGHSAYGRYAKGVGANAWAILPARANNAELSVHVTGRSRKLVTPLGKSDMMGRSIVEAMSIEQLAAGKTPESEAEQVTGPYEMYEPWKYPGHKWGMTIDVNACTGCSACVTACYAENNVPVVGKEGVDRGRIMSWIRIERYFPSAQHVNAKPTSGRRAESLEDQLKAPQLYLAPMLCQQCDHAPCEPVCPVFASYHTEEGLNGQIYNRCVGTRYCENNCPYKVRRFNWFVPEWPAPLNLQLNPDVTVRGAGVMEKCTFCVQRIQFGELNAKTEDRQLRDGEIVTACAQACPTRAITFGDINDPASAMMRRRDDNKLRNYRSLDEINTLPAITYLRDLYREKGNA, encoded by the coding sequence ATGGCAGAGCGCGTATCGAGACGCAGTTTTCTGAAGCTTGCCGCGACGGCCAGCGCCGCCGCCGCGATCCCCGGATGCGAGCCCGCTGCACGCAAGCTGATCCCGTACGTTGTTCCCGACGAGAACGTGGTGCCGGGCGTGCCGAGCTTTTTCGCGACCACCTGCTCGGAGTGTCCGGCCGGATGCGGTGTCATCGCGCGCATTCGTGAAGGCCGCGTTATCAAGCTCGAAGGCAATCCCAGTGATCCGATCGGCCGGGGCTCGCTGTGCGCGCGCGGGCAGGCGGCGCTGCAGGGCCTGTACAATCCCGACCGGCTGGCGCATCCGCAGTTGCGCGGAGAACGCGGCGCGCTCGCGCAAATCTCGTGGCAGTCGGCTGAGCAACTTTTCGCGGCGAAGCTCGCGGCGGCGTCGAAGGCTGGCAAGGATCGCGTCGCATATTTCGGCGCTCCGGCAGGCCCGACGTTCAAAAAGATCGTGCTCGCGTGGCTCGGCGCGCACAATTCGTCGCGCGCGATCTTTTACGAAGCCATCAACAACGAACCCGCGCGCTTCGCTACGGAGTCCCTGTTCGGCCGCCGCGATCTGCCGGTTTATCGAATCGATCAAGCCGAGGTGCTGGTCTCGTTCGGCGCAGATTTTCTCGAGACTTGGGAATCGCCGGTCGAACTTGCGCGCCAGTACGCACTATTTCGCACGCCGAAAGAACGGCGCGGCGCACTCACGATCGGCCGCTCGATTTATGTCGGTCCGCGCCTCAGCATGACGGCATCCAAGTGCGACGAATGGATTCCGGTCGCGCCGAGCGCGATGACGGATGTCGCCTGGAGCGTGCTGCAGGCGATGCTGAAGCATCCGGCGCTCGCGCAAAATTCCGCGATCGACGTCGGCGCGGTTAAGAACCTCGCGGCCAACTACGATCCTGCCGCCGTGAGCGCTCGCACCAAAGTGCCGGCCGCGGCAATCGCGCAAATCGCCGACGCATTCGTCAAAGGCGAGGGTGCGCTCGCGATCGCCGGCAACGACGATCCCGCCGCGCATGTCGCGGTCGCGCTGATGAATTCGATCGCCGGCAGCTTCGGCAAAACCGTGATGTTTCTCGATGGCGCCCCGGCCGTCGATGCGAGCACTGCGGACGACGTCGATGCCGCAATCAATGCGATGCGCGAGGGACAAATTGACGTCGTGGTGATCGCCGGCAGCAATCCGGTCTTCACGATGCCGCCGGCGTTGCGCGTCGCCGCCGCGCTGCAGAAAGTGTCGTTCGTCGTGTGGGCGGGCGGCGTGCCGGATGAAACCGCCGCGATGGCGAGTCTGCTGCTGCCGGCGCATCATCCGCTCGAATCGTGGCGCGACTCCGCGCCGCGCGCAGGAATTCGCGGGCTCGGGCAGCCGGTGATGCAACCGGTGTTCGATAGCAAGCCGATCGGCGATATTTTGCTTGCGTCGGCGGCTGCCAATAACGCGAGTCTGCCGTGGAAAACTACTGCGGACGCGATCAAGGTCGAATGGCTCGCGATGGCTCCCAAAGCCAACGATGTATCATCCGAAGATTTCTGGGTGAAGGTGCGCCGCGAAGGTGGACTATTCGAAGACCAGCACGTATCGAACGTCAAGCCGAACCTTTTCGCGATTAAGCTCGCGACGCCGGCATCCGTGCAGCCGCAGCTTTCCGTTTTCGCCTATCCGCATATTTTTTTCTACGACGGGCGCGGCGCCGACAAGCCGTGGCTGCAGGAACTTCCCGAGCCGGTCACGCAAATCGTGTGGGATAGCTGGGCGGAGATTCATCCCGACACCGCGCGCCAGTTGGGCGTCGCGACCGACGACCTGATCGAAGTCAAGACCGGCCACGGCATCATCGAAGTGCCCGCGTTGATTCAGCGCACGGTGCATCCCGGCGTTATTGCGATTCCAATTGGGCAGGGCCACAGCGCATACGGCCGCTACGCCAAAGGCGTCGGCGCAAATGCGTGGGCGATTCTCCCCGCTCGCGCAAACAACGCCGAGTTGAGCGTCCACGTCACGGGCCGCAGCCGCAAGCTCGTCACTCCGCTCGGCAAGAGCGACATGATGGGCCGCTCGATCGTCGAAGCGATGAGTATCGAGCAGCTTGCCGCCGGAAAAACCCCGGAGAGCGAGGCCGAGCAAGTCACCGGCCCCTACGAAATGTACGAGCCGTGGAAATATCCGGGGCACAAATGGGGCATGACGATCGACGTCAACGCGTGCACCGGATGCAGCGCGTGCGTCACCGCCTGCTACGCGGAGAATAATGTGCCGGTCGTCGGCAAGGAGGGCGTCGATCGCGGGCGCATCATGTCGTGGATTCGCATCGAGCGCTATTTTCCGTCGGCGCAGCATGTGAACGCGAAGCCGACCTCGGGCCGCAGGGCCGAGTCGCTAGAAGATCAATTGAAAGCGCCGCAACTTTATCTCGCCCCGATGCTATGCCAGCAATGCGACCACGCGCCGTGCGAGCCGGTCTGTCCGGTGTTCGCGTCGTATCACACCGAAGAGGGCCTCAACGGGCAGATCTACAATCGATGCGTCGGTACGCGATACTGCGAAAATAACTGTCCTTACAAGGTGCGGCGCTTCAACTGGTTCGTGCCCGAATGGCCTGCGCCGCTGAACCTGCAGCTCAATCCCGACGTGACGGTGCGCGGCGCCGGAGTGATGGAGAAGTGCACTTTTTGCGTCCAGCGCATCCAGTTCGGCGAGCTCAACGCCAAAACCGAAGATCGACAACTGCGCGACGGTGAGATCGTGACGGCCTGCGCGCAGGCGTGTCCGACGCGAGCAATCACGTTCGGCGATATCAACGATCCCGCGAGCGCGATGATGCGCCGCCGCGACGACAACAAGCTGCGCAACTATCGCTCGCTCGACGAAATCAACACGCTCCCCGCCATCACATATCTGCGCGATCTGTATCGCGAGAAAGGAAATGCTTAA
- a CDS encoding cytochrome c3 family protein: MNLNRIMLPLALMLIVLGIASIGVSERPWLPRADVVQPIPFSHRVHAGVNKIPCQYCHAYAGRSSEPGIPAVARCVGCHGSGIAGGGIEPVTRPWTDTAEPPFEIRWNRVYTLPDFVRFTHRPHIHAGIECQSCHGPVQTMDRVVPVKEINMGFCVDCHTERKATLDCVACHH; encoded by the coding sequence ATGAACCTCAACCGCATAATGCTGCCGCTCGCTCTGATGCTGATTGTCCTGGGCATCGCCTCGATCGGCGTTTCCGAGCGTCCGTGGTTGCCGCGCGCCGATGTCGTCCAGCCAATTCCGTTCAGTCATCGCGTCCACGCCGGCGTGAACAAAATCCCCTGCCAGTACTGCCATGCTTACGCAGGCCGTTCGTCGGAACCGGGTATCCCGGCGGTCGCGCGATGCGTCGGATGCCATGGCAGCGGAATCGCCGGCGGAGGAATCGAACCCGTCACGCGGCCATGGACCGACACCGCCGAGCCTCCGTTCGAGATTCGATGGAACCGCGTTTACACGCTTCCCGACTTTGTGCGATTCACGCATAGGCCTCATATCCACGCCGGCATCGAATGCCAAAGCTGTCACGGTCCGGTACAAACGATGGATCGCGTCGTGCCGGTGAAGGAAATCAACATGGGCTTCTGCGTCGATTGCCACACTGAAAGGAAAGCCACGCTCGATTGCGTCGCGTGTCATCACTGA
- a CDS encoding LL-diaminopimelate aminotransferase, translating to MQIKTASRLDLLPPYLFAELDRLKKEVAQRGIDVISLGIGDPDLPTPQHIIASLKRAADDPKNHRYPDYEGLEQFRNAAADWYRRRFGVSFDHQREVCALIGSKEGIANFSTAIVNPGDIVLIPDPGYPVYYSGCVFNGGEPYFLTLKKENGFMPDLASIPPEVARRARMLWLNYPNNPTAATAELSFFENAVKFCLKNDIILAHDSAYSEIAYDGYRSPSVFQAAGSRECAIEFHSLSKTFSMTGWRVGFAIGNAQLVGALGKVKTNCDSGVFQAVQEAAITGLEGGDGDRLAEYCAIYKERRDVLVGALRRLGLECDSPRATFYVWTRVPQGYTSVSFTERMLKEAGIAITPGSGFGKGGEGYVRFSLTVSSERLREAVDRLTALRF from the coding sequence GTGCAAATCAAAACTGCCTCCCGGCTCGACCTCCTGCCGCCGTACCTGTTTGCGGAACTCGACCGCCTGAAAAAAGAGGTCGCGCAACGGGGGATCGACGTTATCAGCCTCGGAATCGGCGACCCCGACCTGCCGACGCCGCAACACATTATTGCGAGTCTCAAGCGCGCTGCCGACGATCCGAAGAATCATCGCTATCCCGACTACGAAGGTCTCGAGCAGTTTCGCAACGCTGCCGCCGACTGGTACCGACGCCGCTTCGGCGTGAGCTTCGATCATCAACGCGAAGTGTGCGCGCTGATCGGATCGAAGGAAGGCATCGCGAATTTTTCGACCGCGATCGTCAATCCGGGCGATATCGTGCTGATCCCTGACCCAGGCTATCCGGTTTACTACTCGGGGTGCGTATTCAATGGGGGCGAGCCGTATTTCCTCACCCTGAAGAAGGAAAACGGTTTCATGCCCGACCTGGCTTCGATTCCGCCGGAAGTCGCGCGGCGCGCGCGGATGCTCTGGCTGAATTATCCGAACAATCCGACGGCGGCGACGGCCGAGTTATCGTTCTTCGAGAATGCGGTCAAATTTTGCTTGAAAAACGACATCATCCTCGCGCATGACAGCGCCTATTCCGAGATCGCATACGACGGTTATCGATCGCCGAGTGTCTTCCAGGCCGCAGGCTCGCGCGAATGCGCGATCGAGTTCCACTCGTTGTCGAAGACCTTCTCGATGACGGGATGGCGGGTCGGGTTCGCAATCGGCAACGCGCAACTGGTCGGCGCGCTCGGTAAGGTCAAGACCAACTGCGATTCAGGCGTGTTCCAGGCGGTGCAGGAAGCGGCAATCACCGGCCTCGAGGGCGGCGACGGCGACAGACTCGCGGAGTATTGCGCGATCTACAAGGAGCGGCGCGACGTGCTGGTCGGCGCACTGCGCAGGCTGGGGCTCGAGTGCGACTCGCCGCGCGCAACCTTCTACGTCTGGACCAGGGTTCCCCAGGGCTACACCTCCGTGTCATTCACTGAACGCATGTTGAAGGAAGCCGGCATCGCAATCACGCCAGGTTCCGGTTTCGGTAAGGGTGGTGAGGGATACGTTCGCTTCTCGCTGACGGTGTCTAGCGAACGTTTGAGAGAGGCAGTGGACCGACTAACAGCGCTTCGGTTTTAA
- the folK gene encoding 2-amino-4-hydroxy-6-hydroxymethyldihydropteridine diphosphokinase: MPNRAFIGIGSNLGDRAANYREAIHRIAAIPETRVVRQSSIYETEPVGDLKGAFLNGVIEVETELPAEAMMRRLLAIEKIMGRKRVKGNKPTRAKYRPRIIDLDLLFFNKETIDTRLVKVPHPRLHERRFVLAPMSELAPALIHPKLNASISEMLAGLKSPFRVTLARADLLRPQPKRGETVK, translated from the coding sequence ATGCCCAATCGGGCTTTCATCGGAATAGGCAGTAACCTAGGCGATCGAGCCGCCAATTACCGCGAGGCGATTCACCGGATCGCAGCGATCCCGGAAACGAGGGTTGTGCGCCAATCCTCGATCTACGAAACGGAACCGGTCGGCGATCTGAAGGGCGCGTTCTTGAACGGCGTGATCGAAGTCGAGACCGAGTTGCCGGCCGAGGCGATGATGCGGCGGCTGCTCGCGATCGAGAAAATCATGGGCCGCAAGCGTGTCAAGGGCAACAAGCCTACGCGCGCAAAGTACCGGCCCCGTATAATCGATCTCGACCTGCTGTTCTTCAACAAGGAAACGATCGATACGCGACTCGTCAAGGTGCCGCATCCGCGGCTGCACGAACGGCGCTTCGTGCTCGCGCCGATGAGCGAACTCGCGCCCGCATTGATTCATCCGAAGCTGAACGCGTCGATTTCGGAGATGCTCGCGGGACTGAAATCGCCATTCCGCGTCACGCTGGCGCGCGCGGATCTGCTGCGGCCGCAGCCCAAACGCGGCGAAACCGTGAAGTGA